In Actinoplanes lobatus, the DNA window GCAGCCCGGCGACCGCCGACCGGACCGGCGGCAGGTAGCCCGCGAACAGCGGATGATCCTCCGGGAACGCCGCCCGGCTCGGCATCGGCGCCGCCCACACCGCCGCCCGTACCGTCTCGGCCAGCACCACCGTGGCGGCCCACGCGCCGTCCTCGTCGATACCCGGACCGGCCACGATCGCCGGGGCACGGGCCGCGTCCAGGGCCTCGGCGATCTCCCGCAGCGCCTCCGGTCCGGCCGTGAACGCGGCCCGCACGGCACGTCGCGGCACCGGGTCGGCGGGCTCCTCCCAGTCGTCCTCGGGAACGGAGAGGAACACCGGGCCGCGCGGCGGCGTCATCGCGACACGATGCGCCTCGGCCAGGGCGGTCGGTACGGCCGCGGCACGCTCCGGCTGGTGACTCCATTTGACGTACGGGCGGGGAAAGGCGGCCGGCTCGTCCGCGGACAGGAACGGCCGGGTCGGCAACATCGCCCGGGTCTGCTGGCCGGCCACCACGACCAACGGCACCCGATCCCGGTACGCGTTGAACACCGCACCGAGCGCATGCCCCACCCCACCCGCCGAATGCAGGCTGACCAGCGCGGCCCGGCCGGTGGCGACCGCGTACCCGGCGGCCGCCCCGACCGCCGACGCCTCCTGCAACGCCAGCACGTAGTCGAAGTCGTCCGGCCAGTCCCGCAGCATCCGCAGCTCGGTCGAGCCCGGATTGCCGAACCAGGTGGTCATCCCGGCGGTCCGGCACACCTCGAAGAACGACTCCCGTACCGACGTCACGGCTGTCCCCTCCACACCTGTCGCTCCACCACCCGCAGGCCCGCGTTGAGCGCGTAGCCCAGCATCCCGAGCAGCGCGATCGCCGCCCACACGGTCTCGTAGTCGAACCGGGTCGTCGCCTCCTGCAACCGGAACCCGATGCCGTTCGCCGCGCCCGGCTGCAACTCGGAGAAGACCATCAGGATCAGCGCCAGCGACAGCGCCAGCCGCAGACCGGCGAAGATCTTCGGGAGGCTGGCCGGGACGATGACGTACGCCAGCCGCTCCGGCCCGGTCAGCCGGAACGCCCGGGCCGTCTCCAGATGCAGCGGCTCCACCCGCCGGGCGCCGTCGGCCGCGTTCAGCAGCACCGGCCACAGCACGCTGAACACGATCGACGCGATCTGCGCGCGCGGCCCGATCGAGAACAGCACCACGAACACCGGCACCAAAGTCGGCGGCGGGACCGCCCGGAAGAACTGCAACACCGGATCCAGCAGCTGGAACACCCACCGGGACCGGCCGATCGCCAGCCCGAGAAGCACGCCGGCCAGCGAGCCCAGCACGAACCCGGCGCCCAGCCGCAGCAGACTGGGCAGCACGTCCCCGGTGCCGGCGCCGGCGCGGGCCAGGCCGTACATCTGCCGCCCGATCACCGACGGCGGCGGGAAGAACGGATCCGCGGCTGCCGCCGCCACCACCTGCCAGGCCACCACGCAGGCGGCGAACAGCAGCCAGCGCTGCGCGAAACCCCTCATCGGTACGCCCACCGGAACAACCGCCGCTCGCCACCGGCCAGCAGACCGTTCACGGCCAGCCCGATCAGCCCGGCCCACACCGTCGCGGCCAGCGTGTCGTCGATGCCACCCGGATAGTTCGCCGCCTGCGCGATGAAGATCCCGATCCCGGAGCCGAACCCGCCGAACATCTCCGCGGTCACCGCCAGGATCAGGGCCACCGCCGCCGCCATCCGTACCCCGGTCGCCACGAACGGCAGCGTGGCCGGCAACGACACCCGCAGCAGCACGCTCGGCTCGCCGAACCCGAAGGCCCGCAACGTCTCCTTGGCCAGCGGGTCGACCTCGCGCAGTCCGTACACCGTGTTGAACAGGATCGGCCAGACCGCCGCGTAGACGATCACCGTGAGCCGCATCCCCAGCCCGGCCCCGAGCATCATGGCGACCAGCGGGATCAGCGCCACCGACGGGATCGGCCGGAGGAACTCGACGATCGTGGTGACCGCCCGCCCGACCGGAGGCACACTGCCCAGCAGCAGCCCGAGCGGCACCGCCAGGCCGACCGCGATCAGCAGCCCCAGCCCCCAGGCGGTCAGCGTGGCCGCCACGTCGGCCCGGAACAGCGGGTCGAACGCCAGTTCCCCGGCCCGGGTGAGGATCACCGACGCCGGCGGCAGGAAGTCCCGGTGCACGATCCCGGCCCGGCCGAGCACCTCGCTCGCCGCCACGACCAGCGTGATCCCGGCGGCGCCGAGAACCCACCCGGACCTCGTCAAGGCTGGAACACGATCGTTCCGGCGTCGATCCGGTTGGTCAGCCGCTTCTGCTCCACCATCAGGTCGATCAGCCTCTGCATGCCGGCCGGGTCGCTGGTGGTGGCGAAGTGCGGCATGGTCATCACCTTCGCCACCTCCGGGTCGATGCCCCGCGCGTACGTCGGCAGGATCGCCTCCACCTTCGCCCGGTCGGCGGCGATCGCGGACGCCTTGCGCAGCGCCCGCTGGAACGCGGCCGCCGTCCTCGGGTTCTCCTTCGTCCACGTCTCCAGCGAGAAGTAGCCGTCCAGCGGCAGATCGGTGGCCGGGGCCGCGCCGCCGTCCGCGACCATCCGCGCCCCGAGCTTGCGGACCGCGTCGGTGAGGAACGGCTCCTGACTGTGGATCGCGTCCAGGTCACCCTTCTGCAGGGCGGCCGCCATCTGCGGGAACACCACCTGCCGGTAGTCGATCCTCGACGGGTCGGCCCCGCCCTGCGCGGCGATCGCGTCGAAGGTGATCGCCTGGATGTTGTTGAGCACGTGCACCGACAGGCTGTGCCCCTCCAGGCCCTTGATATCGGTGATCGGCGACTCCGGCATCACCAGCACGCCCATGAACCTCGGCGTGAGCCGGGTCCCCTCGGCCACCAGGTTGATCCGCAGGTCACCCTTGTCGTGCCCGAACAGCATCGACGCGTTGTTGGCGAAGACGATGTCCACATCCCCGGTCTTCAGTGCCGGGTACGCCTGCGTGCTCTGCTGCACCGGCTGCGTCCGCACGGTCAGCCCTTCGGCCTCGAAGAGCTTCTCCTGCACGGCGATGTAGTACGGCGCGTTCACCACCAGCGACAACATCGCCACGTTGATGGTCGGCCTCTCCAGCCCGTCCCCGCTCTGCCGGGGCGCGGGATCATCCCCGCAGGCGCTCAGCAGGGCGAGAACGAGCGGGATGCCGAGAAGCTTCCGGAACCGGCCCATCTCCGCACCATATAGCAGATTGTCGATCCATGGACCACCTCCGGCCCACCCTGCAGACGCCCCGCGATCGCCCGGCCCGCGCTCGCAAGAACCCCGCGATCGCCCGGCCCACCTCCGCAAGGGCCCCGCGATCGCCCGGCCCGCGCTCGCTGGGCGCCCTTCAGCTGCCGATGGACGCGCCGAACCGTGCGGGGAGCGGAGGTGTGGCGTTTTCGTGGCACCCCTGAGTCCTCTTCTTCGGCTGTCCGCGGCCGAATCCGCAATCCCTCGCAGCGGGCCGCGTCACCCGGAGCGATCTTGGTCGATTTGCCACCGTCTCGGGTGGCAAATCGTTCAAGGTCGCACAGCGTCGGCATGCAAAGCGGGCGAAACGGGCACTGTTTCCGGCGAATGCCCCAGTTCCGCCTGATGATGCTGGCCGGGCCGCTCTTTCCACACCGAGGAGAGCCCCCTCCTGTTGCGTCGTTCGCTCGCCTCGTCCTGACCGCCGGGCTGGTGCTCATCGTGGCGGGAGGGATCCAGAACGCACGTCACAAGCGGGCGACGGAGGAGATGAACCGGCGCCGGATGGGTGCGGGCTGGCAGCCATGCCCCATCTGCGGCGGGTCCGGACAGATCGTGGTGGGACGGACCTACTCCTCGCCCGATGCCGGCGGCGGGGACCGCGCCATCATGGACAAGCGCGGCAGTTGCTTCGGGCATGGATGGTTCAGCCCTTCCGTACCCCACACGCCACCGCCGTTGTGATCTTCCAACGCCCCGTGCGCAGGGAGCAGCCGATGATCCGTTCCACCGTCGCGATCGACGCCGAATCATCCCCGCATGCGCGGGAAGCAGTTGGCGGCCGTGACGCTACCGGTCTCCTCAAACGGATCATCCCCGCAGGCGCGGGGAACAGCCACGCGCGTACGCGGCGGTGATCCGCACCCAGGGATCATCCCCGTGTGCGGGAAAGAGGCCCAATAGGGCGGCAGCCGCCGGTCGATCCATGGAGCATCCCCGCATGCGCGGGCAAGCAGGCCGCCGCGATGCTGTGCACGTGGGCCTACGGCGGATCATCCACGCGTGCGCGGGGAGCAACTCCAGCCCTTGGCCAGCGCGTCCTGAATGAACGGATCATCCCCGCGTGCGCGGGGAGCAGGGACAGGCGCATGATGTCGCCGACGTCGCCGAGGGATCATCCCCGCGTGCACCCGGATCAGGAGGAACTACCGCGAGCGCCGTCACCCCGTACCCCGGAAGAGGGGGAAGGAGTAGCACGTGGCCGCAGCGGAGGCAGCGACGGCTTGGTCGTCAGGATGAGGACGTCCAGCCGGGTGTGGGCCCGGCTGGACGTCGCCAGGTCAGACCTGGGCCTCCGCCCCGGTGGGCTTCTGGGCGAGAGAGCGAAGCCGCAGCTTGGTGATCGCGCGGCCGGTGATCTCGACGACCTCGGCGGTGTGGCCGTCGATGGTGACGGTCTCGCCGGGGACGGTGGGGATGTGGCCGAGCCGGGCCAGGAGCATGCCGGCCACCGTGGTGTAGTCGCCGGCGTCGGTCTCCTCGATCTCGACGCCGATGTCCGGCAGGTCGTGGATCGGGAAGGTGCCGGGCAGCAGCATGGCGCCGTCGTCCTCGTGGATCACCGACTGGACGTCGCGGTCGGTCTCGTCGTAGATCTCGCCGACCACCTCCTCGACCACGTCCTCCATGGTGACGATGCCGTCGATGGCGCCGCGCTCGTCGACGACCAGGGCGAGCTGCTGCCGCTCGACGCGCAGCTGGCGCATGGCGTCGGACACCTTCAGCGTCTCGGGCAGGAACAGCGGGGTGAACATGTGGTCGCTGACCGAGCCGTCGGCGGCGATCAGGTCGCGCAGGTGGACCACGCCGAGCACGTCGTCGAGGCCCATCGGCCCGGTGACCGGCGCGCGGGAGTGGCCGGCCTCGACGAGGCGGGCCAGGCCTTCGGCGGCGGGCAGGCCGGCGGGGAGGATCAGCACGTCCCGGCGCGGGACGAGGATCTCCCGCAGGATGCGGTCGGCGATCTCGAAGGCGCCGCTGATGATGGTGCGCTGCTCGGCGGTGATGTCCTGCTGGGCGGCGACCATGTCGCGGATCTCTTCGGTGCTCACCTCCTCGCGTCCGGCGGCCGGGTCGCCGCCGGCGAGGCGGACGACCAGGTCGGTGGACTTGCCGAGCAGCCAGACGACCGGCCGGGAGAGGGTGGCCAGTATGTCGAGCGGCCGGGCCACCAGCATCGCCCAGCCCTCGGCGCGCTGCATGGCGATGCGTTTGGGTGCGAGCTCGCCGATGACCAGGGTGAAGAACGTCAGGACGATGGTGACCAGGATGATCGACACCGGTTCGGCGGCGCCGCCGAGGAAGCTCAGCGGCTCGATCAGCGGCTGCGCCAGCGACACGGCCGCGGCCGCGGAGGCGAGGAAACCCGCAAGGGTGATGCCGATCTGAATGGTGGCGAGGAACCGGTTCGGGTCCCGCGCCAGCTTGGCGAGGGTCCGTCCGGTGCGTGACTGCTTCTCGAGACGCTGCAACTGGCTCTCCCGCAGCGAGATGAGCGCCATCTCGCTTCCTGAGAACGCCGCGTTGAGCAGCACCAGCACCACGACGAGGACGACTTGCCAGCCGTATCCGCCCACGGCGGACATCAACTCCTTCATAAAGAGGCGAAGGTCCCAGGCTATCCGGAGACCCTGAGAACATTCCCAGCGAGATCGGGAGTTAAGCGGCGCTATTACACCCTTTTGCACCGGTACGACCGAGGCGTCCCGCGACCGCAATAGCCAAGATCACATTCCTGGGCAATGTCCGATTGTTTTCCTTGACTACCGTGAGGGCCGGGTGTCGAATCCGGTTCATGCCGCTGAAGAGATACGGGGTATTACGCGCCGCCGTCGTCGACCGCCGCGTGGAGACCACCGGTACTCCGCATTATCAGATTCATCTTCGGGCGGCCGGGACGGATTTCCGGGCGGCTGTCAACGTGCGTTCCCAGCAGAGCCCGCCCGACCTGCTCTACCTGGGCGTCGAGGACTTCCGGCACCCGATCCTGGACCGGGTTCGCGCATTTCCGGACGGCTTCACCGGGATCGAGAGCCGGCCCGGCACGGCGGCGGTCGACTACATTCGCGGAAATCTTTTCGACCGGACCAGGATGCGCCCGGTTCCGGCCGCGGCGCCCGGGCCGGATAATGATCTCGGCGATTTCCTCGATCATCATGTGCGGCGGGCGCTGGGTGATCTCGACGCCCGGGCGTACGTCTTCGGTGAGGCCTGGGGCCCGGAGGCGAAGGCCGACAAGGTGTTCGGTTTCCGGCCCGGCAACGGCATCCACGACGTGCACATGAACCAGGGCAACAACGGCCGGTTCGCCGGTGACGACGGCGTCTTCCAGGACGGCGCGCTGCTGCTGCACTTCCCGGCGGCCGACGAGTGGGTGGCGATCTTCCTGGCCTTCCAGTCGCAGGTCTGGCACACCGACGACATCACCGGCCACCGCGTGCCGGGGATCCCGTCGCCGGGCCCGGCGCCCGCCCCGTCGCCGGAGGAGCCCGACCACCTCGTCCGGATCGTCGCGGCGCTGGTCAACCCGCCCGGCCCGGCGCCCGAACCGGAGAGCGTGACGCTGCTGAACACCACGCCGCGGGAGATCGACCTGGCCGGCTGGTCGTTGACCGACCGGACCGGGGCCCGGCACCCGCTGAGCGGCCGGCTGGCGGCCGGCGCGGTGCTCCAGGTGCCTGTGGCGCCGGCGCAGCTCGGCAACGGGGGCGGCACGCTCACTCTCCTGGACGCCCGCGGGCTCAAGGTGGACGGCGTGGCCTGGACCGGCGATCAGGGCCGGCGCGAGGGCTGGACGGTCGTCTTCTAGGGCGGGGCCCGCCGGATCAGTCCGGCAGGAAGACGCCGTCGAGCACCAGGTCGACGGCGCGGTCCGCGGCGGCGTGGGCGGCCGTCACGTCGGCGGTGGCCTCGGAGACGCTCTGCACCATGGTGAAGAGCAGCACCAGGTCGTCCGGGGTGAGGTCGGCGCGGACGTGCCCGTGGTCGCGGGCCCGGCGCAGTGGCGTGGCGAAGGCGGTGACCAGCCGCCGCATGTAGCGCTGCTGGGTCGCGAGGTCGAAGCGGCGGGCCAGCCGGACCAGGGCGCGCATCCCGATCAGCGAGTGCAGTACGTCGCGCAGCAGGAGGCGGAGCCCGGCCGGGTCGGTGGAGTGGGCGGCGATCCGGGTCTCCAGCAGCTCCATCTGGTAGCCGAGGACCGCGCCGGTCAGTGCGGTGCGGTCCGGGAAGTGCCGGTAGAGGGTGGCCTGTCCGATCCCGGCCCGGCGGGCGATCTCGGGCATCAGGGCGCCCGGCTCCTCGCGGGCCAGCACCTCGCTCGCCGCCTCGAGGATGGCCGCGCGGTTGCGCTGGGCGTCACGGCGACGTGCTGTCGGGGTTCCGTAGATCACTCGCGCCCCCTTGCTACCGACGAGTCACGTTACTAGCCGGTAACGAGAAAGTCACCATCTTCAAATTCTCGGAACCGGTTCCTACGCTGCCGCCACGTTCGCTCCGACCACCGAGGAGTGTTGATGGCGCTTCGTCGTCTGATCACGCTGTTCGCCGCGTTCGCCCTCGTGGCGTCCACTTCGACCATCCCGTCGCCGGCCCACGCCGCCGTGGCCACGACCGGTTTCAGCGCCGTCGACATCACCGGGGACGGCGGCGTCGTCCTCAAGGCCAACGTCATCGCGCCCTCGGCGGCCGGGCGGCACCCGGCCGTGATCCTGCCGTCCAGCTGGGGCCTCAACGACCTGGAGTACCTGGCCCAGGCCCGGGTGCTCGCCGGGCGCGGCTACGTCGTCGTGTCGTACACGCCGCGCGGGTGGTGGCTGTCCGGCGGCGAGATCGACACCGCCGGGCCGAAGGACATGGCCGATCTGTCCAGGGTGGTCGACTGGACGATCGCTAACACCGCCGCCGACCCGGCCCGGATCGGGGCGGCCGGCATCTCGTACGGGGCCGGGATCAGCCTGCTCGGCGCCGCCTTCGACAGCCGGATCCGCGTGGTCGGGGTGCTCTCCGGCTGGACCGATCTGGTCTACTCGCTCTACTCCGACTCGACCCGGCACCGGCAGTCGGCCGGCCTGCTGGAGCTGGCCGCGCAGATCGTCGGCAAGCCGAGCGCCGAGCTGACCGCCATGCTGGGCAACTTCAACGACAACCGGGACGTCGCCTCGGTGATGGCCTGGGCGAAGGTGCGCTCGGCGGACACCTACATCGACGCGATCAACGCGAACCGGCCGGCCGTGCTGATCGCCAACGGCTGGGGCGACACCTTCTTCCCGCCGAACCAGCTGGTCGACTTCTACGGCAAGCTGACCACCCCGAAGCGGCTCGAACTGCGGCCCGGCGACCACGCGATCGCCGAGCTGTCCGGGGTGCTGGGCCTGCCCAACGACGTCTGGACCAGCCTGTACTCCTGGCTCGACGAGCACCTGGCGAACGGGGCGGCGCAGGCGAACCCGATCTACCTGAGGCCGCTGAACGCGTCGGGCGAGACCTACCCGACCTGGTCGGCGCAGACCACCTCGACGGTCCGGCACGGTCTCGGCCGGATCCGCCTGCTGGACGGGACCGGCCTGCTCGGCGGCGCGGTCAGCAGCGGCTGGACCAAGCAGATCCCCACCGACGAGGACACGGTCGCCTCCGGCGGCGTCGTGCTGCTCACCAACGGCGCGGCCGCGATCACCGGTGAACAGCCGGAGATCTGGCTGCCGTTCGTGGATCGTGGGGAGGCCGGCGTCTGGGCGGCCGAGCGGCCGTCGACGGTGCAGCGGATCCGCGGGGTGCCGAAGCTGCACCTGGAGCTGTCCGGCACCGAGTCCCGGGGCACCCTGGTCGCCTACCTGTACGACCTGGACGCGGTCGGCAACGCCAAGCTGATCACCCACGCCCCGGCCACCTGGCTGACCGGCACGGCCGGCGCCCGCAGCGTCGACCTGAGGATGCCGGCCGCCGCCTACGACGTGCCGGCCGGGCACTCGCTGACCCTCGTGGTGGACACCGTCGACCCGCTCTACTACGAGGAGAACGCCGCCGGCGACTCGATCACCATCGGCGGCGGGTCCTACCTGGACGTGCCGATCGGCTGAGACCTGAGCACGGACATGGATCACCGGTCGCTCGGCCGGTGATCCATATCCTTTTAGGACTCC includes these proteins:
- a CDS encoding ABC transporter permease codes for the protein MRGFAQRWLLFAACVVAWQVVAAAAADPFFPPPSVIGRQMYGLARAGAGTGDVLPSLLRLGAGFVLGSLAGVLLGLAIGRSRWVFQLLDPVLQFFRAVPPPTLVPVFVVLFSIGPRAQIASIVFSVLWPVLLNAADGARRVEPLHLETARAFRLTGPERLAYVIVPASLPKIFAGLRLALSLALILMVFSELQPGAANGIGFRLQEATTRFDYETVWAAIALLGMLGYALNAGLRVVERQVWRGQP
- a CDS encoding ABC transporter permease, coding for MTRSGWVLGAAGITLVVAASEVLGRAGIVHRDFLPPASVILTRAGELAFDPLFRADVAATLTAWGLGLLIAVGLAVPLGLLLGSVPPVGRAVTTIVEFLRPIPSVALIPLVAMMLGAGLGMRLTVIVYAAVWPILFNTVYGLREVDPLAKETLRAFGFGEPSVLLRVSLPATLPFVATGVRMAAAVALILAVTAEMFGGFGSGIGIFIAQAANYPGGIDDTLAATVWAGLIGLAVNGLLAGGERRLFRWAYR
- a CDS encoding ABC transporter substrate-binding protein, with translation MGRFRKLLGIPLVLALLSACGDDPAPRQSGDGLERPTINVAMLSLVVNAPYYIAVQEKLFEAEGLTVRTQPVQQSTQAYPALKTGDVDIVFANNASMLFGHDKGDLRINLVAEGTRLTPRFMGVLVMPESPITDIKGLEGHSLSVHVLNNIQAITFDAIAAQGGADPSRIDYRQVVFPQMAAALQKGDLDAIHSQEPFLTDAVRKLGARMVADGGAAPATDLPLDGYFSLETWTKENPRTAAAFQRALRKASAIAADRAKVEAILPTYARGIDPEVAKVMTMPHFATTSDPAGMQRLIDLMVEQKRLTNRIDAGTIVFQP
- a CDS encoding hemolysin family protein, producing MSAVGGYGWQVVLVVVLVLLNAAFSGSEMALISLRESQLQRLEKQSRTGRTLAKLARDPNRFLATIQIGITLAGFLASAAAAVSLAQPLIEPLSFLGGAAEPVSIILVTIVLTFFTLVIGELAPKRIAMQRAEGWAMLVARPLDILATLSRPVVWLLGKSTDLVVRLAGGDPAAGREEVSTEEIRDMVAAQQDITAEQRTIISGAFEIADRILREILVPRRDVLILPAGLPAAEGLARLVEAGHSRAPVTGPMGLDDVLGVVHLRDLIAADGSVSDHMFTPLFLPETLKVSDAMRQLRVERQQLALVVDERGAIDGIVTMEDVVEEVVGEIYDETDRDVQSVIHEDDGAMLLPGTFPIHDLPDIGVEIEETDAGDYTTVAGMLLARLGHIPTVPGETVTIDGHTAEVVEITGRAITKLRLRSLAQKPTGAEAQV
- a CDS encoding DUF2278 family protein, giving the protein MPLKRYGVLRAAVVDRRVETTGTPHYQIHLRAAGTDFRAAVNVRSQQSPPDLLYLGVEDFRHPILDRVRAFPDGFTGIESRPGTAAVDYIRGNLFDRTRMRPVPAAAPGPDNDLGDFLDHHVRRALGDLDARAYVFGEAWGPEAKADKVFGFRPGNGIHDVHMNQGNNGRFAGDDGVFQDGALLLHFPAADEWVAIFLAFQSQVWHTDDITGHRVPGIPSPGPAPAPSPEEPDHLVRIVAALVNPPGPAPEPESVTLLNTTPREIDLAGWSLTDRTGARHPLSGRLAAGAVLQVPVAPAQLGNGGGTLTLLDARGLKVDGVAWTGDQGRREGWTVVF
- a CDS encoding TetR/AcrR family transcriptional regulator; this translates as MIYGTPTARRRDAQRNRAAILEAASEVLAREEPGALMPEIARRAGIGQATLYRHFPDRTALTGAVLGYQMELLETRIAAHSTDPAGLRLLLRDVLHSLIGMRALVRLARRFDLATQQRYMRRLVTAFATPLRRARDHGHVRADLTPDDLVLLFTMVQSVSEATADVTAAHAAADRAVDLVLDGVFLPD
- a CDS encoding CocE/NonD family hydrolase; this translates as MALRRLITLFAAFALVASTSTIPSPAHAAVATTGFSAVDITGDGGVVLKANVIAPSAAGRHPAVILPSSWGLNDLEYLAQARVLAGRGYVVVSYTPRGWWLSGGEIDTAGPKDMADLSRVVDWTIANTAADPARIGAAGISYGAGISLLGAAFDSRIRVVGVLSGWTDLVYSLYSDSTRHRQSAGLLELAAQIVGKPSAELTAMLGNFNDNRDVASVMAWAKVRSADTYIDAINANRPAVLIANGWGDTFFPPNQLVDFYGKLTTPKRLELRPGDHAIAELSGVLGLPNDVWTSLYSWLDEHLANGAAQANPIYLRPLNASGETYPTWSAQTTSTVRHGLGRIRLLDGTGLLGGAVSSGWTKQIPTDEDTVASGGVVLLTNGAAAITGEQPEIWLPFVDRGEAGVWAAERPSTVQRIRGVPKLHLELSGTESRGTLVAYLYDLDAVGNAKLITHAPATWLTGTAGARSVDLRMPAAAYDVPAGHSLTLVVDTVDPLYYEENAAGDSITIGGGSYLDVPIG